TTATTATTATATGTTCGTCAACAGAGGCACTTGCTGCAACGGCGTAAACAGTACTTATTATATTGTAGTTGGTCGCTCAACAAGTCCGTTTGGACCATTTGTTGACAAGAACGGAACAGCATTGACAAACGGTGGCGGAACAACAGTTTTAGCAACACAAGGAAATTATATTGGACCGGGTCATTTGTCCAGAATTGTGGGAACTCAAAAAGGATCTGTTCATTATTATGATGGAGCAGATAGCGGAAACCCAAAACTAGAAATTGTATATTTTACATGGGCATCAGGATGGCCTACACTTTCTTATTAAAAATACTATAAAGAGGAAAGTTACACAAAGCTTTCCTCTTTATAACTTATAAAAAACATTATGAAAAAAGCACTTTTAATCACATTTCTTATTGCCATTTGTAATCAGGTTAGTTTCGCTCAAGGCGGAATTACTGTAGTAACCATAAAAAACAATGCAGATGCACCAACGATCAATAAAAACATTTACGGACATTTTGCAGAACATTTAGGACGTTCTATTTATGGAGGTTTTTTTGTGGGAGATACATCGAAAATTCCAAATACAAAAGGAGTTAGAAATGATATTATTAAAGCTTTAAAAGAATTAAAAATTCCAAATCTAAGATGGCCAGGCGGATGTTTTGCTGATACGTATCACTGGAAAGACGGAATTGGTCCACAACAAGAAAGACCAACAATCGTAAACAAATGGTGGGGCGGAACAACAGAAGACAATAGTTTTGGAACACATGATTTCTTAAATATGTGCGAACTTCTTGGCGCAGAACCTTATTTATCAGGAAACGTAGGAAGCGGAACCGTTCAGGAATTGGCTGATTGGGTTCAGTACACAAATTTCAGCGGTAAAAGCCCGATGAGTGATTTGCGTAAAAAAAACGGAAGAACAGAACCTTGGAAAGTTAAATTCTGGGGAATCGGAAATGAAGCTTGGGGTTGTGGAGGAAATATGACAGCAGAATATTATGCAAATGAATACCGCAAATATGCCACCTTCATGTCAGATTGGGAAAACACAGGCGGAATTACTCGCATCGCTTCAGGTTCAAATAGCGCCGATTATAACTGGACAGAAGTTCTAATGAAAAACATTCCGATCAATATGTTAGGCGGAGTTGGAGTGCATCATTATGCAGTAATTGATTGGGGTAAAAAAGGCGACGGAGTAAATTTCACCGAAGACGGATATTTCCATACCATGCAATCTGCTTTAAAAATGGAAGAATTGATTACTAAACATTCTGCTATAATGGATAAATACGATCCAGAGAAAAAAGTAGCCATGATTGTAGACGAATGGGGCGCTTGGTATGAAGTAGAACAAGGAACAAATCCAGGTTTTTTATACCAACAAAACACAATGAGAGATGCAGTTTTGGCGGGAGCAACACTTAATATTTTCAACAATCATTCAGATAGAGTTCGTATGGCAAATTTGGCTCAATGTGTAAATGTTTTGCAAGCCGTAATTCTAACAGACAAAGCAAAAATGATTACAACGCCAACGTATCATGTCATGAAAATGTACAGCGTTCATCAGGATGCAAAATTGCTACCGGTAAGTTTCCAATCGCCATTATATACATTTAATGGAGAAACACTTCCTGCAGTATCAGCTTCGGCATCAAAAGACAAAAGCGGATTAGTTCATATTTCGCTAGTAAATGTTGACGCAAAAAATAAAAACACAATCGAAATTGATGTAAAAGATCTTGGTGTTAAAAACTTCACAGGAACAATTATAACATCGGCAAAATTGCAAGATTACAATTCATTCGATACTCCAAACAAAATTGTACCAACAGTTTTTAAAGGTTTCGAAAACAAAAAAGGAAAACTTGAAATCACAATTCCTCCATTCTCAGTAGTTGTTTTGGAAGGAAAATAAAAGATATAAAAGATGAAAAAATCAAATTCCATTATAAAAATTGCTTCCTGTATTGGACTGTTTTTATTCGTTTTTGCTGCAACAAGTTGTTCAAAAGATGATCCTGCAACAGAAACCACTAAGCCGCCTGTAGTTGTAGTGCCACCAGTGGTTACGCCAACTTTTCCGGGACCAACTTATGCAGATAACTACACTTCAATATCAGGTTGGGGAACAAAAGCGCAATGGAATTTAGCCAATGTGCACGATCCGTCAGTAGAAAAAAGTGGTGAATATTATTATATGTATCAAACCGATGCTTCTTATGGAAATTCGACTGAAGGTCACGGACATTTTTTCTACAGAAGATCAAAAGATTTAGTCAATTGGGAATTTATGGGACCATCAATGACCGAAGCTCCGGCTTGGGTAAAAGATTCCTTGAATAATAAAAGAGCCAGAATGTCTCCGGCATTGCCACCAATTACAAATCCTAATTATGGATATTGGGCGCCTTGCGTTCGAAAAGTAGGTAACATTTATAGAATGTATTACAGCATTGTGGTTACAAATCCAATTGTTGGAACAGACACGAATACTTCTTGGTCAGAGCGCGCATTTATTGGCTTAGCCGAAACAGATGATTTGGCTTCAAACAATTGGACAGACAAAGGAATGGTCGTTTGTTCTGAACCTGACGGTGTAAAAAGTTATGTCAGAAACGGAGGAAATGATTGGGATGCTTATTTTAAATTTAATGCAATCGATCCAAGTTTTATTCAAACTCCAGAAGGCGATCAATATTTAATTTATGGTTCATGGCATTCCGGAATTGCAGCTTTAAAATTGAATCCAACAACAGGAAAACCGGATAAATTAAAAACAATTGATGATTATGGAGTTCGTATCGCTGGACGTGGAAACGTAAATACAAACCGTTGGCAAGCACTCGAAGGACCAGAAATTATCTATAATCCGGACACACAATATTATTATTTGTTCTTGGCTTATGACGAATTATCGGTTGCTTATAATACACGTGTTGCGCGTTCGAAAAGTATTTTAGGACCGTATCAAACTATCAGCGGAATGAGTATTACAAACGGAGCAGAATGTTTCCCGATGATAACACATCCATATTCTTTTAAAAACCACACAGGTTGGGTTGGAATATCGCATTGTGCCGTTTTTCAAAATCCAGATACCAAACAATGGTATTATGCATCGCAAGCACGTTTACCGGAAGGAGTTCCGGGAATTGCAGTTTCAAATGCAGTTATGATGGGACAGGTTCGCGGCATTCAATGGACAGAAGATGGATGGCCGGTTATTGATCCGGAACGTTATGCAGCAGTACCGGCAACAACAATTGTAGAAGGAAGTTTTGTTGGAACCTGGGAACAAATAACCATGAATTATCAATACAAAACCATTCAGAAATCAGTAACACTTTATCTAACTGCTGACAAAAAAGTAAGCGGCGACGCAAATGGAACATGGTCATATGACAGCACAAAAAAAATCCTAACTATAAATGGTGTAAAATGTAATGTAACAGACGCTTGGGATTGGGAATTAGCGACAAGAAAAGTGACGTTAACTTATTCAGGTTTGACAGGAACAGGATTACCAGTTTGGGGTAAAAAGATAAATTAGAAAATATTTTTAAACACATAGAAACATAGCTTAACAAATCGAATAAGATGTTTCACTCCAAATAAAACACATAGCTATGTGTATTAAAACCAAGTGAAACGCCTTTTTTAAACATCAAAAAATCTATGTTTCTATGTGTTTAAAAAATGACACATTACAAATAAAACAATGAAAAATATAATATCACTTTTAGTTTTGCTTGCCTTTTGTCAAACAATTCAAAGCCAAATTGATCCATCAAAATTCAATAATCCAATTATAAAAGATCAATATACAGGAGATCCTGCAGCATTGGTTTACAAAGACAAAGTGTATTTATACGCCGGTCATGACGAAGCGCCAAACGATTTTAATTTTTATAAAATGAATGAATGGGTTGTGTATTCTTCATCAGATATGAAAAAATGGGAATCGCATCCTGTGCCTCTAAAAGTAACCGATTTTAAATGGGCAAAAGGTGATGCATGGGCTTCTCAGGTAATCGAAAGAAACGGAAAATTCTATTGGTATGTAACCGTTCATCACGGATCTATAGAAGGAAAATCTATTGGAATTGCAGTTTCAGATAGTCCAACCGGACCTTTTAAAGATGCTTTAGGGAAAGCTTTAATTACGAATGACATGACCAAATTTACGGATATAAGCTGGGACGATATCGATCCAACGGTTTATATCGATAACGATGGACAAGCTTATTTGTTTTGGGGAAATACGTCTTGCCATTATGCCAAATTAAAAGAGAATATGATCGAACTTGACGGACCAATTCACCATATAGATTTACCACATTTTACAGAAGCTCCGTGGATTCATAAACACAAAGAATGGTATTATTTATCATACGCTTATGAGTTTCCTGAGAAAATTGCCTACGCGATGAGCAAATCGATTACAGGTCCGTGGGAATTCAAAGGAATCTTGAATGAATTGGCAGGAAACAGTAATACAAACCATCAATCGATAATAGATTTTAAAGGACAATCGTATTTCATTTATCACAACGGAGCATCAATTCCAAACGGAGGAAGTTTTAGAAGATCAGTTTGTGTAGACAAATTATATTACAATAAAGACGGAACGATGAAACGAGTTGTAATGACATCTGAGGGAATACAATAGTTAGTATTCAGTGTTCAGTTTTTAGTATTCAGCTACAGTTTTACTTATATGATTTAAAAGTTTCCAGTCAACGCAAAACTTAAATTTACTTATATCACTTATATGGTTTATAAAAACATAAAACAGGTATTTTCTATACTAATCTTCTTGATTGGTTCAGTTTCATTTGCGCAGGAAATAGTCGTTCACGATCCGGTTGTCATCAAACAAAAAGATACTTATTATTTGTATTGCACGGGAAACGGAATCAGTGTTTTTAGTTCGAAAGATTTAAAAAACTGGAACCCCGAACCACAGGTTTTCAAAGACAAACCCGTTTGGGCAGATGGCGTTGCGGCCGATTTCAAAAATCACATTTGGGCGCCGGATATTTCGTTACACAACAATGTATATTATCTGTATTATTCGGTTTCGGCTTTCGCCAAAAATACTTCGGCGATTGGCGTTGCGACCAATACAACATTAGATCCAAAGGACAAAAAATACAAATGGGTCGATCAGGGAATTGTCATTCAATCACAACCAAACCGAGATATGTGGAATGCTATTGATCCTAATTTAATCTTCGATGAAAATAATACGCCGTGGTTATCATTTGGTTCTTTTTGGGAAGGATTAAAAATGGTAAAACTAAATCCCGATTTAAAATCAATCGCACAACCTCAAGAATGGCACACGATTTCGAAACGAAAAAGAACTTTCGAATTATCGGATTCTGATCCCGGAGATGGCGCGCTTGAAGCTCCTTTTATCTTTAAGAAAAACGGCTATTATTATCAATTTCTTTCTTGGGATTTATGCTGTCGCGGAGAAAAAAGCACTTATAAAGTTGTTGTTGGAAGATCTAAAAATGTAACCGGACCTTACGTCGATAAAGACGGGAAATTATTAACCGAAGGCGGAGGAAGTATTGTAGTTCAGGGCGATGAAAATTACTTTGGCGTAGGCCATAACAGCGCATATACGTTTGATGGGAAAGATTATATTTTCTATCACGCTTACGAAAAGAAAACCAACGGAACTCCAAGATTAGTCGTTAAAGAAATGCTTTGGGACAATGATTTATGGCCCGTTTTAAAATAGAATATCCAAAATAATGAAAAAATATAATTTACCAATAGTAACGATTTTCATGTCAATTCTGATTTTTGTTTCCTGCAAAGAAACGAAGAATGATGCGGTACAATCGACTAAAACTTCTGTCTTAAAAGCGGGTTACGAAATAGAACCAGTCAATATTCAAAATGTAAAATTGACAGATTCTTTTTGGTTGCCAATTATCAAAAGAGTGCAAGAAGTTACGATTGCTTACGCGATTCAGAAATGTAATGAAGAAGGTCGTTTTGAGAATTTTTTAATCGCAGGAAAACAAAAAACCGGAGAAGTTCGTGGACAAATGCCTTTTGATGATACCGATGTTTATAAGATTATCGAAGGCGCATCAAATACTTTAATTTCTGCGCCAAATCCAAAACTGGATCGTGTTTTAGATTCCTTAATTGCCATTGTAAAAATTGGTCAGGAAAAAGACGGTTACTTGACAACATGGAGAACCATAAATCCTGCAAAACCGCCAGCGCCATGGGTTCCGGTAATTGAAGGAAAACGTTGGGAATCATTGCAAATTAGTCACGAATGTTATAATGCAGGACATTTGATCGAAGCTGCAGTTGTACATTTTGAAGCAACGGGAAAAAGAAACTTCCTTGATATTGCGATCAAAAATGCAGATTTATTAGTGAAAACTTTTGGTGATAAACCAGGTCAGGTAAAAGGAGTTCCGGGACATCAAATTGTAGAAACAGGTTTGATCAAATTGTATCAAATTACCGGAAAAGAAGATTATTTAAAGTTAGCCAAATACTTTCTGGATAATCGCGGAAACCCAAATAATCATAAATTATATGGAGAATACGCACAAGATCATATTCCGGTTATTCAGCAAAATGAAGTTGTTGGTCACGCCGTAAGAGCTGTTTATATGTACGCAGGAATGACAGATATTGCGGCAATGACAAAAGACAAAGGTTACACAGATGCCGTAAATAATTTGTGGAGCAATATGGTCAACAAGAAAATGTACATCACTGGCGGAATTGGTTCAAGACACGACGGAGAAGCTTTTGGAGCCAATTATGAATTGCCGAATTTAACTGCATACAATGAAACTTGTGCTGCAATTGGCGATGTATATTGGAATCATAGATTGCATAATTTGACTGGAAAATCACAATATTTTGATGTGATCGAAAGAACAATGTACAACGGATTAATCTCGGGAATTTCATTAGACGGAAAAGAATTTTTCTATCCAAATGCTTTAGAATCTGATGGTGTTTTTAAATCAAACAGAGGATCTTGTACTCGTCAGGCTTGGTTTGATTGTTCTTGTTGTCCAACAAACTTAATCCGATTTGTGCCTTCGATTCCGGGTCTTATTTATTCGAAATCAAAAGACGCGCTTTATGTCAATTTGTACGCTTCAAACAACGCCTCTTTCACTTTAGGAAAAACCGATTTACAGATTTCTCAGCAAACCGGATATCCTTGGAACGGAAAAGTAAATATTTCGGTTAACCCGAAAAAAGAAAGCCAATTCACGATCAAACTTAGAGTTCCGGGTTGGGCAAGAAATGAAGTTTTGCCGGGAGATTTATATTCTTATAAAAAAGCTTCAACTCAAAAAGTAACCATTAATCTGAATGGAGAAACATTGGCAATTCAGCCGCAAGATGGTTATTTCGTTATTACCAGAAATTGGAAAAAAGGAGACGAAATCAATCTTAATTTCCCAATGGAAGTTCAGGAAGTTGAAACAAATACAAAAGTTGAAACCAATAAAAACAAAGTCGCTTTAGAGTATGGACCAATCGTTTATGCGGTAGAAGAAATTGACAATAAAAATAATTTTGATAAAATAGATATCAGTTCTTCAGACACTTTCAAAGTAAAAAAAGAACCTAATTTATTGCAAGGGGTAAACATAATCGAAAATTCAAAATTCAAAGCAATTCCATATTACAGCTGGTCAAATAGAGGAGTTGGGAAGATGAAAGTTTGGTTGGATTATGAGAATTGAGAGAATAGAATAAAGAAAATAGAATAAAGAGGCAAGATAATGGCGTAAATGATAGATTAAAAAAGATCTAAAAAAAGTTCCGGAGGAACGATTCATATTGTAGAGACGGATTTTAATCCGTCAGACGCCATGAGAATAAAGAATTAAAAAGATTAAAAAATCTGCTTGATCTGTAAAATCTGCGAGAGAAATATTTAAACACATAGAAACATAGATTTCTAAATGAATAAAAAAGAGAATAAAACAAATCTGGATTTGCACACATAGCTATGTGAATTAAAACAAATGAAATGCCTTTTTCCAGAATCAAAAGCTATGTCTCTATGTGTTAAAAAGTCAAAGTTTAGAAAATAAAAATCCGTTTTTATCCGCGTTTTCACTTTACTGAATCAGTATAATCCGCGAGCCATAAAAACACAAACATAATAAAAATGAAGTCCAATTTAATTACCAAAATTACCCTTTGTGGTTTGATGCTTAACGGCTTTTATGCTTCGGCACAAAAAAATAATCTTCAGGTTGATGCTGCAAAAACAGTAACCAAAATTCAGCCAACAATGTACGGAGTGTTTTTTGAAGATATCAATTTTGCTGCTGATGGAGGATTATATGCCGAAATGATCAAGAACAGATCGTTTGAATTTGAAACTCCAATGATGGGATGGAACGAACCAAATAGCGACCGACACAAACTAAACCAACAATCGGGAATTGCCAATATTATTCAGTATTCGCAAAAAGGAACAAATCATAATTATTGCCGAGTTACAATAAACGATGCAAATGGTTATGAATTGATCAATGAAGGTTTCAGAGGAATGGGAATCAAGAAAGATCTGAAATATAATTTGTCTCTGAAAGCATCGCAACTATCAGGGAATATTTTGAAGATTAAGATTCAATTTATTGATAAAAATAAAAAGGTTTTAGGCGAAACTTCGATTGTTCCAACATCAAAAGATTGGGCAAATTATACGGCACAATTAACCGCAACGGCAACAGAAGCAAAAGCACAAATCAGAATCACTTTTGAAGGAAGTGGAGTAATTGATTTAGATCAGATTTCGCTATTTCCGGAAAATACATGGAAAGGCAGAAAGAACGGAATGCGTGCTGATTTAGTACAATTATTATATGATTTGAAACCAGGATTTTTACGTTTTCCAGGTGGATGTATTGTTGAAGGAAAAACGTTGGCATTGCGTTACCAATGGAAAAAATCAATTGGAAATGTAGCCGACAGAGAAACGATGATTAATCGTTGGAATACGGAATTTGCACATAAACCTGCACCGGATTATTTCCAGAGTTTTGGATTAGGATTCTATGAATATTTTCAGCTTTCAGAAGACATTGGCGCTTCACCTTTACCAATTTTAAGCTGTGGAATGGCTTGTCAATTTAACACAGGAGAATTAGTTCCTATGGATCAATTGGATCCTTATGTGCAAGATGCTTTAGACTTAATTGAATTTGCAAATGGCGATCAAACTACTGCTTGGGGAAAAATTCGTGCTGATATTGGACATCCAAAACCTTTTAATTTGAAATTTATTGGAGTTGGAAATGAGCAATGGGGACCAGATTATATTGAGCGTTTCAAAGTGTTTCAAAAAGCGATAAAAGATAAATATCCAAATATCACAATTGTATCCGGAACAGGACCATTTCCTGACGGAGATTATTTTGATTATGGCATGAAAGAACTTAAAAAACTAAATGCTGAAATTGTAGACGAACATTATTATAAAGATCCGGCCTGGTTCCGTAAAAATGTAACGCGTTACGATAATTATGATCGTAAAGGACCAAAGATTTTTGCTGGAGAATATGCAGCGCAAAGTGTGGCGATTGCAAGTCCGGATAATAAAAATAACTGGGAATGTGCTTTTTCTGAAGCGGCTTTCATGACCGGAATGGAACGTAATGCTGAGGTTGTTCAATTGACATCTTATGCGCCTTTATTGGCTCACGTAGAAGGCTGGCAATGGACACCGGACATGATTTGGTTCAACAATTTACAATCTTATGGAACGCCAAATTATTATGTTCAGAAATTATTCTCTAATAATAAAGGGACAGATTTAATCAATATTACAAAAGACGGAAAACCAGTTACGGGACAAAATGATTTGTTTGCATCTGCAGTAAAAGATGTGAATTCTAAAGAAGTAATTCTGAAAATTGTGAATGCTTCGGCATCGGCACAAAATGCTTCAATTGATGTAAAAGGAGCAAAATTAGATTCAAAAGGAACGGCAATAATCTTAAAAGGAGACGGAATAAATGATGAGAATTCTTTTGAGTCTCCAACGAAAATTAGTCCAAAAGAAAGCGAATTTAAGGTGAACGGAAGCAAGGTTCAATATGATTTTCCGGCATACTCAGTTACCGTTTTGAAAATTAAGATGAAATAATCGCAACAGAATAAATGTAAAACCAACGTTTATTTTTTGTTTTGCTCTTAAACTCTTGTTTTGATGCATTATTTGTAAAAATTCAAGCCTCTATTTTTATTAAGTGTTTTTTATACACTTATAAATTATTTATAATTATATTTGTCATTATTATTAAATGAATTTCGAATGAAAAATTACGTTATAGGATTGGACTACGGAACAGATTCAGTTCGAGCGATGCTAATAGATACTGAAAATGGGCAAGAGTTGGCATCAAATGTTTCTCATTATAAAAGATGGAAAAACAAGCAATATTGTGATGCGTCGATAAATCAATTTCGTCAACATCCATTAGATCATATCGAAGGTTTAGAGATTACGATTCAGACAGTTATAAAAGAAAGTAAAGTTGATGCTTCGTTAATAAAAGGAATCTGTATTGATACAACCGGATCTTCTCCGGTTCCTGTTACGAAAGACGGAATTCCGTTAGCATTGACAAAAGGTTTTGAAGAAAACCCAAATGCGATGATGGTGCTTTGGAAAGATCATACTTCGATAAATGAAGCAAACGAAATAAACGAATTGGCGGTAAGCTGGGGCGGAGAAAATGTAACTAAATATGTAGGCGGAATTTATTCATCAGAATGGTTTTGGGCAAAAATCCTGCACATTGCCAGAGAAGATGAAGCGGTTCGAAATGCTGCACACACCTGGATGGAGCATTGCGATTTAATGACGTATTTATTGATAGAAGATAAAGATTTAAAAACTTTCAAAAGAAGCCGTTGTGCTGCGGGACATAAAGCAATGTGGCACGAAGACTGGAACGGATTACCCCCAGTTGAATTCTTAGAAAAATTGCATCCTTATTTAGCACAACTTCGCGGTAATCTTTATGATGAAACTTATACATCAGATTTAGTTGCAGGAAATTTAAGCAAAGAATGGGCAGATCGTTTAGGGCTTTCGACAGAAACAGTTGTAGCTGTTGGAACTTTCGATGCACATTCTGGAGCTGTTGGAGCTAAGATTGGAGAGAATACTTTAGTTCGCGTTATGGGAACTTCAACCTGCGATATTTTGGTAGGTTCAAAAGAAGAAGTAGGAACTAAAACCGTTCGCGGAATTTGTGGACAAGTTGATGGTTCTGTGATTCCGGGTTATATTGGATTAGAAGCCGGACAATCTGCTTTTGGAGATTTATTGGCTTGGTACAAAGAATTATTGCTTTGGCCAACAGATCTTTTATTGACGACTTCGACGGTTTTAAATGAAACTCAAAAAGAACAATTAAGAGAAGAATTCAGCGATAAACTAATTGTAGAATTAACAAAGGAAGCGGAGAAAATCCCAGTTTCAGATAGTCTTCCAATTGCTTTAGACTGGATCAACGGACGTAGAACTCCGGATGCTAATCAGGAATTAAAAAGCGCGATTTCAAATCTTTCTTTAGGAACAAAAGCGCCACATATTTTCAAAGCTTTGGTAAATGCTATTTGTTTTGGAGCGAAGAAAATCGTGGATCGTTTTGAAGAGGAAGGTGTGAAAATAGACAGCGTAATCGGGATTGGTGGCGTTGCTCGTAAATCTCCTTTTATTATGCAGACTTTGGCAAATGTTTTAAACAAGCCAATTAAAATTGCAGCTTCAGACCAAACTCCTGCTTTAGGAGCGGCGATTTATGCAGCAGTTGCAGCAGGAATTTATCCAAACGTAATTGAAGCAAGTCAAAAAATAGGAAGTGATTTTGATGGAGAATATTTCCCTCAATTAGACAAAGTTGCAGCTTATCACAAACTGCTTTTGGCATACGATCAATTAAGCGCTTACGAAGATCCAACTATTAAAATTTCGCAACATGAGTTCTCTTTATAAAGATTTAAAACAGGAATGTTACGAAGCCAATATGCAGTTAAATGCATTGAATTTGGTTGTATATACTTTCGGAAATGTGAGTGCTGTTGACAGAGAAAATGGTGTTTTTGCCATTAAACCAAGTGGCGTTCCTTACGAAGATTTAAAACCCGAAGATATTGTGATTGTCGATTTTGATAATAATATTATTGAAGGTTCTATGCGTCCGTCATCAGACACAAAAACGCATGCTTATTTATATAAAAACTGGCCAAATATTGGAGGCGTTGCACATACACACGCCACTTATTCGGTTGCTTGGGCACAATCACAACGCGATATTCCCATTTTTGGAACCACGCATGCAGATCATTTAACAGCTGATATTCCGTGTGCGCCACCGATGGCAGATGCGCTTATAGAAGGAAACTACGAACACAATACCGGAATTCAGATTTTGGATTGTTTCAAAGAAAAAAATCTTTCTTACGAAGAAGTAGAAATGGTTTTGATTGGAAATCACGGTCCATTTGCATGGGGAAAAAACGCTGCAAAAGCAGTTTATAATAGTAAAGTTCTTGAAGTTGTAGCTGAAATGGCGTATCTGACTTTACAAATAAATCCAAATGCACCAAGATTAAAAGATTCCCTAATAAAGAAACATTACAATCGTAAACACGGAAAAGATTCGTATTACGGACAGTAAGATAAAAGAAAATAGAGCAAAGAAGAAAGATTTTCGACGTTTTCGAAACGTTAAACGAAAAGAACAAAGGATAAATAACAAAGATTTTCCGCATTTCAAACTTGAAACTTGAAACAAAGAAAACTTGAAACAAAATAAAAAACAATGATTGACATTTCTCAAAAAGAAGTTTGGTTTGTAGTAGGAAGCCAGGAATTATACGGACCGGAAACTTTAAAATTAGTGGCGGAACATGCTGCAATTATGGCAAAAGGTTTAGATGCTTCATCGCAGATTCCGGTAAAAATAGTTTGCAAAGACACTTTAAAATCGCCTAAGCAAATTTTAGATTTATGTTTAGAGGCAAATTCTGCTAAAAACTGTATCGGACTTATCGCTTGGATGCACACTTTTTCACCAGCAAAAATGTGGATCGGTGGATTGAGTATTCTAAAGAAACCATTATGCCATTTGCATACACAATATAATGCTGAAATTCCGTGGGGAACTATCGACATGGATTTCATGAACCTGAATCAATCGGCGCA
This genomic window from Flavobacterium sp. 9 contains:
- a CDS encoding arabinan endo-1,5-alpha-L-arabinosidase, with protein sequence MKKSNSIIKIASCIGLFLFVFAATSCSKDDPATETTKPPVVVVPPVVTPTFPGPTYADNYTSISGWGTKAQWNLANVHDPSVEKSGEYYYMYQTDASYGNSTEGHGHFFYRRSKDLVNWEFMGPSMTEAPAWVKDSLNNKRARMSPALPPITNPNYGYWAPCVRKVGNIYRMYYSIVVTNPIVGTDTNTSWSERAFIGLAETDDLASNNWTDKGMVVCSEPDGVKSYVRNGGNDWDAYFKFNAIDPSFIQTPEGDQYLIYGSWHSGIAALKLNPTTGKPDKLKTIDDYGVRIAGRGNVNTNRWQALEGPEIIYNPDTQYYYLFLAYDELSVAYNTRVARSKSILGPYQTISGMSITNGAECFPMITHPYSFKNHTGWVGISHCAVFQNPDTKQWYYASQARLPEGVPGIAVSNAVMMGQVRGIQWTEDGWPVIDPERYAAVPATTIVEGSFVGTWEQITMNYQYKTIQKSVTLYLTADKKVSGDANGTWSYDSTKKILTINGVKCNVTDAWDWELATRKVTLTYSGLTGTGLPVWGKKIN
- a CDS encoding glycoside hydrolase family 127 protein — its product is MKKYNLPIVTIFMSILIFVSCKETKNDAVQSTKTSVLKAGYEIEPVNIQNVKLTDSFWLPIIKRVQEVTIAYAIQKCNEEGRFENFLIAGKQKTGEVRGQMPFDDTDVYKIIEGASNTLISAPNPKLDRVLDSLIAIVKIGQEKDGYLTTWRTINPAKPPAPWVPVIEGKRWESLQISHECYNAGHLIEAAVVHFEATGKRNFLDIAIKNADLLVKTFGDKPGQVKGVPGHQIVETGLIKLYQITGKEDYLKLAKYFLDNRGNPNNHKLYGEYAQDHIPVIQQNEVVGHAVRAVYMYAGMTDIAAMTKDKGYTDAVNNLWSNMVNKKMYITGGIGSRHDGEAFGANYELPNLTAYNETCAAIGDVYWNHRLHNLTGKSQYFDVIERTMYNGLISGISLDGKEFFYPNALESDGVFKSNRGSCTRQAWFDCSCCPTNLIRFVPSIPGLIYSKSKDALYVNLYASNNASFTLGKTDLQISQQTGYPWNGKVNISVNPKKESQFTIKLRVPGWARNEVLPGDLYSYKKASTQKVTINLNGETLAIQPQDGYFVITRNWKKGDEINLNFPMEVQEVETNTKVETNKNKVALEYGPIVYAVEEIDNKNNFDKIDISSSDTFKVKKEPNLLQGVNIIENSKFKAIPYYSWSNRGVGKMKVWLDYEN
- a CDS encoding alpha-N-arabinofuranosidase; its protein translation is MKKALLITFLIAICNQVSFAQGGITVVTIKNNADAPTINKNIYGHFAEHLGRSIYGGFFVGDTSKIPNTKGVRNDIIKALKELKIPNLRWPGGCFADTYHWKDGIGPQQERPTIVNKWWGGTTEDNSFGTHDFLNMCELLGAEPYLSGNVGSGTVQELADWVQYTNFSGKSPMSDLRKKNGRTEPWKVKFWGIGNEAWGCGGNMTAEYYANEYRKYATFMSDWENTGGITRIASGSNSADYNWTEVLMKNIPINMLGGVGVHHYAVIDWGKKGDGVNFTEDGYFHTMQSALKMEELITKHSAIMDKYDPEKKVAMIVDEWGAWYEVEQGTNPGFLYQQNTMRDAVLAGATLNIFNNHSDRVRMANLAQCVNVLQAVILTDKAKMITTPTYHVMKMYSVHQDAKLLPVSFQSPLYTFNGETLPAVSASASKDKSGLVHISLVNVDAKNKNTIEIDVKDLGVKNFTGTIITSAKLQDYNSFDTPNKIVPTVFKGFENKKGKLEITIPPFSVVVLEGK
- a CDS encoding glycoside hydrolase family 43 protein → MKNIISLLVLLAFCQTIQSQIDPSKFNNPIIKDQYTGDPAALVYKDKVYLYAGHDEAPNDFNFYKMNEWVVYSSSDMKKWESHPVPLKVTDFKWAKGDAWASQVIERNGKFYWYVTVHHGSIEGKSIGIAVSDSPTGPFKDALGKALITNDMTKFTDISWDDIDPTVYIDNDGQAYLFWGNTSCHYAKLKENMIELDGPIHHIDLPHFTEAPWIHKHKEWYYLSYAYEFPEKIAYAMSKSITGPWEFKGILNELAGNSNTNHQSIIDFKGQSYFIYHNGASIPNGGSFRRSVCVDKLYYNKDGTMKRVVMTSEGIQ
- a CDS encoding arabinan endo-1,5-alpha-L-arabinosidase, with product MVYKNIKQVFSILIFLIGSVSFAQEIVVHDPVVIKQKDTYYLYCTGNGISVFSSKDLKNWNPEPQVFKDKPVWADGVAADFKNHIWAPDISLHNNVYYLYYSVSAFAKNTSAIGVATNTTLDPKDKKYKWVDQGIVIQSQPNRDMWNAIDPNLIFDENNTPWLSFGSFWEGLKMVKLNPDLKSIAQPQEWHTISKRKRTFELSDSDPGDGALEAPFIFKKNGYYYQFLSWDLCCRGEKSTYKVVVGRSKNVTGPYVDKDGKLLTEGGGSIVVQGDENYFGVGHNSAYTFDGKDYIFYHAYEKKTNGTPRLVVKEMLWDNDLWPVLK